Proteins found in one Microbacterium sp. SSM24 genomic segment:
- a CDS encoding diacylglycerol/lipid kinase family protein, with protein sequence MAAASGSNDEPARDDDTAEGDGGEAGRVGSEGGPRPIEDAGERPSSKVALVYNPIKVDARALRATVERLAGEAGWSEPLFYETTVDDLGDDVTRQALEAGVDAVLVAGGDGTVRAVSEAMTGSGVPLTIVPSGTGNLLARNLRLPLDGGDAMVRATFDGDRLPMDVGWAALRRPDGTTAEHAFVVMGGMGLDAAMIANTSPQLKKTVGWVAYVDGAARSLASAKPFRVMYQLDGSRLHSARVQSVLFANCGSLPAGLELIPEASVADGALDIVIFQPKGALGWIFVWRRVAWDNSVLRRFRAGRRVLALRTKDNSVRYSRGAGIEIATTNATPVQLDGDEFGEAVHVRTRVDAGALLITVPRGHDTTGL encoded by the coding sequence ATGGCCGCGGCATCCGGATCGAACGACGAACCCGCGCGCGACGACGACACGGCCGAAGGCGACGGCGGCGAAGCGGGCCGGGTCGGTTCCGAAGGCGGCCCTCGGCCGATCGAGGACGCCGGCGAGCGCCCCTCGTCGAAGGTCGCTCTCGTCTACAACCCGATCAAGGTCGACGCCCGCGCGCTCCGGGCGACGGTCGAGCGGCTCGCAGGCGAGGCCGGCTGGTCGGAGCCTCTCTTCTACGAGACGACGGTCGACGACCTCGGTGACGACGTGACCCGCCAGGCGCTCGAGGCGGGCGTCGACGCGGTGCTCGTCGCGGGCGGCGACGGCACGGTCCGCGCGGTGTCGGAGGCGATGACCGGAAGCGGCGTGCCCCTCACCATCGTGCCCAGCGGGACCGGGAACCTGCTCGCGCGCAATCTGCGGCTGCCGCTGGACGGCGGCGACGCGATGGTGCGGGCGACGTTCGACGGCGATCGCCTGCCGATGGATGTCGGATGGGCCGCGCTGCGGCGCCCCGACGGCACCACCGCCGAGCACGCCTTCGTGGTGATGGGCGGCATGGGGCTCGACGCCGCCATGATCGCGAACACCAGTCCGCAGCTGAAGAAGACCGTCGGCTGGGTGGCGTACGTCGACGGCGCGGCCCGCTCGCTCGCCTCGGCCAAGCCGTTCCGCGTCATGTACCAGCTCGACGGCTCGCGGCTGCACTCCGCGCGCGTGCAGAGCGTGCTCTTCGCCAATTGCGGATCCCTTCCCGCGGGCCTCGAGCTCATCCCCGAGGCATCCGTCGCCGACGGCGCCCTCGACATCGTGATCTTCCAGCCCAAGGGCGCGCTCGGGTGGATCTTCGTGTGGCGGCGCGTCGCGTGGGACAACAGTGTGCTGCGGCGGTTCCGCGCCGGCCGCCGGGTGCTCGCCCTGCGCACGAAGGACAACTCCGTGAGGTACTCCCGCGGCGCGGGCATCGAGATCGCGACGACCAACGCGACGCCGGTGCAGCTCGACGGTGACGAATTCGGCGAGGCCGTGCACGTGCGCACGCGCGTGGATGCCGGCGCGCTGCTGATCACGGTCCCCAGGGGCCACGACACCACCGGCCTGTAG
- a CDS encoding carbohydrate ABC transporter permease: MTTSISTAEGREGLRGWLGRRGAGGGRKRESLDDLAERTIVSSSERGRPGTRIGMSLTHAFLFVTLVIAGLGPILWLAKSAVTPTQDTLQQPFALWPNGIDWANLSTAWNDIHIDLYFWNTIVIALGAWFTQLFIATTAGYALSVLRPKYAPVLSALVLATLFIPGIVLLVPLYLTIVNPPLLGDVSLLNNYLAVWLPMGANAFNILLVKRFFDNLPREVFEAAKTDGAGPFRLFWSIVLPMSKPILGVVSVFAIIAAWKDYLWPMLVLPDPAVQPLSVRLPAVQSQTELDVFLAALAIATLIPIAMFLLFQSVFLRSAGLGGAVKG; encoded by the coding sequence ATGACCACGTCGATCTCCACCGCCGAGGGGCGCGAGGGGCTGCGGGGCTGGCTCGGCCGCCGCGGCGCCGGCGGCGGACGCAAGCGCGAGTCGCTCGACGACCTCGCCGAGCGCACGATCGTGTCGTCGAGCGAGCGCGGTCGTCCCGGCACGCGGATCGGGATGTCGCTGACCCACGCGTTCCTCTTCGTCACCCTCGTGATCGCCGGCCTCGGGCCGATCCTGTGGCTGGCGAAGTCGGCAGTGACCCCGACGCAGGACACGCTGCAGCAGCCGTTCGCCCTCTGGCCGAACGGGATCGACTGGGCCAACCTGTCGACGGCGTGGAACGACATCCACATCGACCTCTACTTCTGGAACACGATCGTGATCGCGCTGGGCGCGTGGTTCACGCAGCTGTTCATCGCGACGACCGCCGGCTACGCGCTGTCGGTGCTGCGGCCGAAGTACGCGCCGGTGCTGTCGGCGCTGGTGCTCGCGACGCTGTTCATCCCCGGCATCGTGCTGCTGGTGCCGCTGTACCTGACGATCGTCAACCCGCCGCTGCTCGGGGACGTCAGCCTGCTCAACAACTACCTCGCCGTGTGGCTGCCGATGGGGGCGAACGCGTTCAACATCCTGCTCGTGAAGCGCTTCTTCGACAATCTGCCGCGCGAGGTGTTCGAAGCCGCGAAGACCGATGGCGCCGGACCCTTCCGGCTGTTCTGGTCGATCGTGCTGCCGATGTCGAAGCCGATCCTCGGCGTGGTGTCGGTCTTCGCGATCATCGCGGCCTGGAAGGACTACCTCTGGCCCATGCTCGTGCTGCCCGACCCCGCGGTGCAGCCCCTGTCGGTACGGCTGCCGGCGGTGCAGTCCCAGACCGAGCTGGACGTGTTCCTCGCGGCCCTCGCGATCGCGACCCTGATCCCGATCGCGATGTTCCTCCTCTTCCAGTCCGTCTTCCTGCGTTCGGCGGGCCTCGGCGGCGCCGTGAAGGGCTGA
- a CDS encoding glycoside hydrolase family 13 protein, which produces MDSDVLTRADQAPAAPAPPTTDPLWWRSAVIYQVYVRSFADGNGDGTGDLAGVRARLGYLKDLGVDAIWFNPWYPSPLADGGYDVQDYRDIDPRFGTLAEAEALIAEALELGIRTIIDVVPNHISDQHPWFQEALAAEPGSPARERFWFHPGKGENGDEIPTHWVSSFQGETWTRTTNPDGTPGEWYLHMFTPEQPDLNWNHPDVRREHEDILRFWFDRGVAGVRIDSAALLIKDADLPEVGEKPDHPTEDRDELHDVYRSWRAIADSYPGTRVLVGEIWVPDIDRFTAYLRPDEMHTAFNFDFLARPWGAASFRESISATLAAHAPVGAPSTWVLSNHDVTRPVTRYGREDTAFAFLKKRFGVPTDPQLGLHRARAAALLVAALPGSLYIYQGDELGLPEVEDLPLDLIEDPMHFRSGGTDPGRDGCRVPLPWTGSSAPFGFGPDGSAPWLPQPAGWDGLTVEAQLADPDSTLTLYREALRLRRALPALGDGPLAWWDDAFPAADAVPAASAVPAASAGPAASDVLAFRRGDDFACVVNTGDDPVPLPAGTDLLLSSSPLEHGALPGNATAWLRIGAATDPHPTAHTTEAPAPRG; this is translated from the coding sequence GTGGACAGCGACGTCCTCACCCGAGCCGATCAGGCGCCAGCCGCGCCGGCGCCGCCGACCACCGACCCGCTGTGGTGGCGCTCCGCCGTCATCTACCAGGTCTACGTGCGCAGCTTCGCCGACGGGAACGGCGACGGCACGGGCGACCTCGCGGGGGTGCGGGCCCGGCTCGGCTACCTGAAGGACCTCGGCGTCGACGCGATCTGGTTCAACCCCTGGTACCCGAGCCCGCTCGCCGACGGCGGCTACGACGTGCAGGACTACCGCGACATCGACCCCCGCTTCGGCACGCTCGCCGAGGCGGAGGCGCTCATCGCGGAGGCGCTGGAGCTCGGCATCCGCACCATCATCGACGTGGTGCCGAACCACATCTCGGACCAGCATCCGTGGTTCCAGGAGGCGCTGGCAGCCGAGCCCGGGAGCCCGGCGCGCGAGCGGTTCTGGTTCCATCCGGGCAAGGGCGAGAACGGCGACGAGATCCCGACGCACTGGGTCTCGAGCTTCCAGGGCGAGACGTGGACCCGCACCACGAACCCCGACGGCACGCCGGGGGAGTGGTACCTCCACATGTTCACGCCCGAGCAGCCCGACCTGAACTGGAACCACCCCGACGTGCGCCGCGAGCACGAGGACATCCTGCGCTTCTGGTTCGACCGAGGCGTCGCGGGCGTGCGCATCGACTCGGCCGCGCTCCTCATCAAAGACGCCGACCTGCCCGAGGTGGGCGAGAAGCCCGACCACCCCACCGAGGACCGCGACGAGCTCCACGACGTGTACCGGTCGTGGCGAGCGATCGCCGACTCCTACCCCGGAACGCGCGTGCTCGTCGGCGAGATCTGGGTGCCCGACATCGACCGGTTCACCGCCTACCTGCGTCCCGACGAGATGCACACCGCGTTCAACTTCGATTTCCTGGCGCGCCCGTGGGGGGCGGCATCCTTCCGCGAGTCCATCTCGGCGACCCTCGCCGCGCACGCGCCGGTCGGCGCTCCGAGCACGTGGGTCCTCTCCAACCACGACGTCACGCGCCCCGTCACGCGGTACGGCCGCGAGGACACGGCGTTCGCGTTCCTCAAGAAGCGCTTCGGCGTGCCGACCGATCCGCAGCTCGGCCTGCACCGCGCCCGCGCCGCCGCCCTGCTCGTCGCCGCGCTCCCGGGAAGCCTGTACATCTATCAGGGCGACGAGCTCGGCCTCCCCGAGGTGGAGGACCTCCCGCTCGACCTCATCGAGGATCCGATGCACTTCCGCTCGGGCGGCACGGACCCGGGAAGGGACGGATGCCGCGTCCCGCTGCCGTGGACCGGATCCTCGGCCCCGTTCGGCTTCGGACCGGACGGCTCGGCGCCGTGGCTCCCGCAGCCGGCGGGGTGGGACGGCCTGACGGTCGAGGCCCAGCTGGCCGACCCGGACTCCACGCTCACCCTCTACCGCGAGGCGCTGCGCCTGCGGCGCGCACTCCCCGCCCTGGGCGACGGCCCGCTCGCGTGGTGGGACGACGCCTTCCCCGCGGCAGACGCCGTCCCCGCGGCATCCGCCGTCCCCGCGGCATCCGCCGGGCCTGCGGCATCCGACGTGCTCGCCTTCCGCCGCGGCGACGACTTCGCGTGCGTCGTGAACACCGGCGACGACCCCGTGCCGCTCCCCGCGGGCACGGACCTCCTGCTCTCGAGCTCGCCGCTCGAGCACGGCGCCCTTCCGGGCAACGCCACCGCGTGGCTGCGCATCGGCGCAGCGACGGATCCCCACCCCACCGCACACACCACGGAGGCTCCCGCGCCGAGAGGCTGA
- the serS gene encoding serine--tRNA ligase, protein MIDPALLRENPELVKRSQEARGESPDTVDAALAADRDRRAAITSFEELRAAQNAHGKKVAQAPKEEKAALVAEAKQLSERVKQAQHAVTAAEEASDLALSKIENIVIDGVPAGGEDDFVTLRTHGETPAFDFEPRDHLALGELLDAIDMERGTKVSGSRFYFLKGIGARLELALMSLALDRALQEGFIPLIPPTLVRPEVMRGTGFLGQHAAEVYHLEDDDLYLVGTSEVPLAGYHMDEILDLGKGPKRYAGWSTCYRREAGSYGKDTRGIIRVHQFNKLEMFVYTTREDAEAEHLRLVGLQERMLQDLGLSYRVIDVAAGDLGSSAARKYDVEAWVPTQGAYRELTSTSNCTTYQARRLDIRHRLPADRGGKTEHVATLNGTLATTRWIVAMLETHQREDGSVVVPEVLRPYLGGLEVMEPVA, encoded by the coding sequence GTGATCGATCCTGCCCTCCTCCGCGAGAATCCCGAGCTGGTCAAGCGCTCGCAGGAGGCCCGTGGCGAGTCTCCCGACACGGTCGACGCGGCGCTCGCCGCCGATCGCGATCGCCGTGCAGCCATCACCTCCTTCGAAGAGCTCCGCGCGGCGCAGAACGCGCACGGCAAGAAGGTCGCGCAGGCGCCGAAGGAGGAGAAGGCGGCCCTCGTGGCCGAGGCCAAGCAGCTCAGCGAGCGGGTCAAGCAGGCCCAGCACGCGGTCACGGCCGCGGAGGAGGCATCCGACCTCGCCCTCTCGAAGATCGAGAACATCGTCATCGACGGCGTACCGGCCGGCGGCGAGGACGACTTCGTCACGCTCCGCACGCACGGCGAGACGCCCGCGTTCGACTTCGAGCCGCGCGACCACCTGGCGCTCGGCGAGCTGCTCGATGCGATCGACATGGAGCGCGGCACCAAGGTCTCGGGCAGCCGCTTCTACTTCCTCAAGGGCATCGGTGCGCGCCTCGAGCTCGCGCTCATGAGCCTCGCGCTCGATCGTGCGCTGCAGGAGGGTTTCATCCCGCTGATCCCCCCGACGCTCGTGCGTCCCGAGGTCATGCGCGGCACCGGGTTCCTCGGCCAGCACGCCGCCGAGGTCTACCACCTCGAAGACGACGACCTGTACCTCGTCGGCACGAGCGAGGTGCCGCTCGCCGGCTACCACATGGACGAGATCCTCGACCTCGGCAAGGGCCCCAAGCGCTACGCCGGCTGGTCCACCTGCTACCGGCGCGAGGCGGGCTCATACGGCAAGGACACCCGCGGGATCATCCGCGTGCACCAGTTCAACAAGCTCGAGATGTTCGTCTACACGACCCGCGAAGACGCCGAGGCCGAGCACCTGCGGCTGGTCGGACTGCAGGAGCGGATGCTGCAGGACCTCGGCCTGAGCTACCGCGTGATCGACGTCGCCGCCGGCGACCTCGGCTCGAGCGCGGCGCGCAAGTACGACGTCGAGGCGTGGGTTCCCACGCAGGGCGCCTACCGCGAGCTCACATCGACGTCGAACTGCACGACGTATCAGGCGCGCCGGCTCGACATCCGTCACCGGCTGCCCGCCGACCGCGGGGGCAAGACCGAGCACGTCGCGACGCTCAACGGCACGCTCGCCACCACGCGGTGGATCGTCGCGATGCTCGAGACGCACCAGCGCGAGGACGGCTCGGTCGTCGTGCCCGAGGTGCTCCGCCCGTACCTCGGGGGACTCGAGGTCATGGAGCCCGTCGCGTGA
- a CDS encoding extracellular solute-binding protein, with protein sequence MKSPARVLLAGVAAAATVGALVGCSTAGGDDSSGKTELRVATFPPGADAAAYEAFAAQEKQFEDEHPDIDIIGVEYEWEGPTFAVQLAGGSLPDVFTVPFTDAKTLLENDQLMDVTDEMDELGYTDSFNPIILEGVTGDDGKIYGFPRQAYANALSYNRELFEAAGLDPDSPPTTWDEVREYAKKITDATGKAGYSQMAINNTGGWQLTVGTVARGGRTQTDNGDGTAQSTIDNDATRGVLQFLHDVKWEDGSFGSKVDLDWGTINQEFAAGNIGMYTTGSDIYTALVRDFGLDSDVYGLTVIPLEGDDPGTLGGGDIAVMSPTIDDETKAAGVEWIDWYYMQKLLNEDAAVQDAKTLNESGQAVGTPLLPVLSRELYEESLVWIEPYINVPREQMAPFTDAIWEQTPVGEAKVKTQEVYALLDTVVQTVLTDENADIDALLAQAQTDAQALLDS encoded by the coding sequence ATGAAGTCACCAGCAAGGGTCCTGCTCGCCGGTGTCGCCGCCGCGGCGACCGTCGGCGCGCTCGTCGGCTGCTCCACGGCCGGAGGCGACGACAGCAGCGGAAAGACCGAGCTGCGCGTCGCGACGTTCCCTCCGGGAGCGGATGCCGCAGCCTACGAGGCCTTCGCGGCCCAGGAGAAGCAGTTCGAGGACGAGCATCCCGACATCGACATCATCGGTGTCGAGTACGAGTGGGAGGGCCCGACCTTCGCCGTGCAGCTCGCCGGCGGCAGCCTTCCCGACGTGTTCACGGTGCCGTTCACCGACGCGAAGACGCTGCTCGAGAATGATCAGCTGATGGATGTCACCGACGAGATGGATGAGCTCGGCTACACCGACAGCTTCAACCCGATCATCCTCGAGGGCGTCACCGGCGACGACGGGAAGATCTACGGCTTCCCGCGCCAGGCGTACGCCAACGCGCTGTCGTACAACCGCGAGCTGTTCGAGGCGGCGGGGCTCGACCCCGACAGCCCGCCGACGACGTGGGACGAGGTGCGCGAGTACGCGAAGAAGATCACGGATGCCACGGGCAAGGCCGGCTACTCGCAGATGGCGATCAACAACACGGGCGGCTGGCAGCTGACGGTGGGCACCGTCGCCCGCGGCGGTCGCACGCAGACCGACAACGGCGACGGCACCGCGCAGTCCACGATCGACAACGACGCCACACGCGGCGTGCTGCAGTTCCTGCACGACGTCAAGTGGGAGGACGGCTCGTTCGGCTCGAAGGTCGACCTCGACTGGGGCACGATCAACCAGGAGTTCGCCGCCGGCAACATCGGCATGTACACGACCGGCTCCGACATCTACACGGCGCTGGTGCGCGACTTCGGTCTCGACTCCGACGTGTACGGGCTGACCGTCATCCCGCTCGAGGGCGACGACCCGGGCACGCTCGGCGGCGGCGACATCGCCGTCATGAGCCCGACGATCGACGACGAGACCAAGGCCGCCGGCGTCGAGTGGATCGACTGGTACTACATGCAGAAGCTGCTGAACGAGGATGCCGCGGTGCAGGACGCCAAGACCCTCAACGAGTCGGGTCAGGCCGTGGGCACGCCGCTGCTGCCGGTGCTGAGCCGTGAGCTCTACGAGGAGTCGCTCGTCTGGATCGAGCCGTACATCAACGTGCCGCGCGAGCAGATGGCGCCGTTCACCGACGCGATCTGGGAGCAGACGCCCGTCGGCGAGGCCAAGGTCAAGACGCAGGAGGTCTACGCTCTCCTCGACACCGTGGTCCAGACCGTCCTCACCGATGAGAACGCCGACATCGACGCCCTCCTCGCGCAGGCCCAGACGGACGCACAGGCTCTGCTCGACTCGTAA
- a CDS encoding LacI family DNA-binding transcriptional regulator, whose product MSKRLAEVARKVGVSEATVSRVLNDKPGVSDATRQAVLTALDVLGYERPTKLRGERARLVGLVLPELQNPIFPALAEIIGGGLTQNGYTPLLCTQNAGGITESDYVELLLQQQVSGVIFLGGNYSQADAAHDHYDRLRQVNLPTVLVNARIPKLDFATVSTDDGAAAEQAIQHLHQLGHRRIGMLLGPLDHIPSQRKLAAARPLLERLGSPLDDALVVRGLYSLESGQAGASRLFAAGATAVVCASDPLALGAVRAARRAGLRVPDDVSVVGFDDSFLMSCTEPPLTTVRQPIESMGRTVIDLLLSQIAGTTEPGDELLFEPELVLRASTGPAA is encoded by the coding sequence ATGTCGAAGCGTCTCGCCGAAGTGGCGCGCAAGGTCGGTGTCAGTGAGGCCACGGTCAGCCGCGTGCTCAACGACAAGCCGGGAGTGTCCGACGCGACGCGCCAGGCCGTGCTCACCGCGCTCGACGTGCTCGGCTACGAGCGCCCCACCAAGCTCCGCGGGGAGCGCGCCCGCCTCGTCGGGCTCGTGCTGCCGGAACTGCAGAACCCGATCTTCCCCGCGCTGGCCGAGATCATCGGCGGCGGGCTGACCCAGAACGGCTACACGCCGCTGCTGTGCACGCAGAACGCGGGCGGCATCACCGAGTCGGACTACGTCGAGCTGCTCCTCCAGCAGCAGGTGTCGGGCGTCATCTTCCTCGGCGGCAACTACAGCCAGGCGGATGCCGCGCACGACCACTACGACAGGCTTCGACAGGTCAACCTCCCGACGGTGCTGGTCAACGCGCGCATCCCGAAGCTCGACTTCGCGACCGTCTCGACCGACGACGGCGCGGCGGCCGAGCAGGCGATCCAGCACCTGCACCAGCTCGGCCATCGCCGGATCGGGATGCTGCTCGGCCCCCTCGACCACATCCCGTCGCAGCGCAAGCTCGCGGCGGCGCGACCGCTGCTCGAGCGGCTGGGTTCGCCGCTCGACGACGCCCTCGTGGTGCGGGGCCTGTACTCGCTCGAGTCCGGCCAGGCGGGAGCATCCCGCCTCTTCGCCGCCGGCGCGACCGCCGTCGTCTGCGCGAGCGACCCGCTCGCCCTCGGAGCCGTGCGCGCCGCGCGCCGTGCGGGACTGCGCGTGCCCGACGACGTCAGTGTCGTCGGATTCGACGACTCGTTCCTGATGAGCTGCACCGAACCGCCGCTCACGACCGTGCGTCAGCCGATCGAGTCGATGGGCCGCACCGTGATCGACCTGCTGCTGTCGCAGATCGCCGGCACGACCGAGCCCGGTGACGAGCTGCTCTTCGAGCCCGAGCTCGTCCTGCGGGCGTCAACGGGCCCCGCCGCCTGA
- a CDS encoding cryptochrome/photolyase family protein: MSSPSIVWLRDDLRLADNPALRAAIDRDEPVIVLYVLDEESPGIRPLGGAARWWLHHSLTSLGERLAERGARLVLRRGPADRVVKETVTDAAAGAVFWNRRYGGPEREVDAALKAALREDGVEVSSFAGSVLFEPWTVKTGAGTHFSVFTPFWRACLGLPAPRAPLPEPREIAGVRHPIPSDELADWGLLPTDPDWAGGLREAWEPGEPAGRRRLREFLAHDLDGYGRARDEPSAGATSLLSPRLRWGEVSPFTVWHEAVEQGRGARFLSELGWREFAWHTLFHSPDLATTNLRREFDAFPWPRLNPAQLDAWQRGRTGVALVDAGMHELWETGYMHNRVRMVAASFLVKNLLVDWRRGEQWFWDTLVDADAANNPFNWQWVAGSGADAAPYFRIFNPDLQAKKFDADGHYVRRWAPEHLSDEPPEPIVDLGETRKAALAAYDVVKRAPRG; this comes from the coding sequence ATGTCGAGCCCGTCGATCGTGTGGCTGCGCGATGACCTGCGCCTCGCCGACAATCCGGCCCTGCGCGCGGCGATCGACCGCGACGAGCCGGTGATCGTGCTCTACGTGCTCGACGAGGAGTCGCCGGGCATCCGGCCCCTCGGCGGCGCCGCACGGTGGTGGCTGCACCACTCGCTGACCTCGCTCGGCGAGCGGCTGGCCGAGCGGGGCGCACGCCTGGTGCTGCGGCGCGGTCCGGCCGATCGCGTCGTGAAGGAGACGGTGACGGATGCCGCGGCCGGCGCCGTCTTCTGGAATCGGCGGTACGGCGGCCCCGAGCGCGAGGTCGACGCCGCGCTCAAGGCCGCACTGCGCGAGGACGGCGTCGAGGTGTCGTCCTTCGCCGGGTCGGTGCTGTTCGAACCGTGGACCGTGAAGACCGGCGCCGGTACGCACTTCTCGGTGTTCACGCCGTTCTGGCGCGCCTGCCTCGGCCTTCCCGCGCCGCGCGCACCCCTTCCTGAGCCTCGCGAGATCGCGGGGGTGCGGCATCCGATCCCCTCCGACGAACTCGCGGACTGGGGGCTGCTGCCGACGGACCCGGACTGGGCGGGCGGACTTCGCGAGGCATGGGAGCCGGGCGAGCCTGCGGGGCGGCGGCGGCTGCGGGAGTTCCTCGCGCACGACCTCGACGGATACGGCCGGGCGCGCGACGAGCCCTCGGCCGGGGCGACGTCGCTGCTGTCGCCGCGGCTGCGATGGGGCGAGGTGAGCCCCTTCACCGTGTGGCATGAAGCCGTCGAGCAGGGGCGCGGGGCGCGGTTCCTCTCGGAGCTCGGATGGCGCGAGTTCGCGTGGCACACGCTCTTCCACTCGCCCGACCTCGCGACGACGAACCTGCGGCGCGAGTTCGACGCGTTCCCGTGGCCGCGGCTGAATCCCGCGCAGCTCGACGCGTGGCAGCGCGGACGCACCGGGGTCGCCCTGGTCGACGCCGGCATGCACGAGCTGTGGGAGACCGGCTACATGCACAACCGGGTGCGCATGGTGGCGGCATCCTTCCTCGTCAAGAACCTGCTCGTCGACTGGCGACGCGGGGAGCAGTGGTTCTGGGACACGCTGGTCGACGCGGATGCCGCGAACAACCCGTTCAACTGGCAGTGGGTGGCGGGTTCCGGCGCCGACGCGGCACCGTACTTCCGGATCTTCAACCCCGACCTGCAGGCGAAGAAGTTCGACGCTGACGGGCACTACGTGCGGCGGTGGGCGCCCGAGCATCTGTCGGACGAGCCGCCCGAGCCGATCGTCGACCTCGGCGAGACGCGCAAGGCCGCCCTCGCGGCGTACGACGTCGTCAAGCGGGCGCCCCGCGGCTGA
- a CDS encoding carbohydrate ABC transporter permease, with product MTMTTEERPAAASAPPALPPARRKIRRSPATWYRGGGLANLLFVLPMLFVFFFFSWSPIVQSVIMSLQKTNMIVSEWVGLDNYLAVMSDPELGRAVVNTVYFALLALLFGFPLPLFVAVLMSEVRRGKGLYSALAYLPVVIPPVVAVLLWKFFYSADPSGVFNTVLGWFGIPPQPWIQSAVQAMPSLVIEATWAAAGGSIIIYLAALLSVPPELYDAAEVDGAGIWRKVWHVTLPQLRGILFIMLILQVIATAQVFLEPFLFTGGGPAGATKTILLYIYDKAFRNSLGGDYGEATAVSVLLAIVLAVLSWLYFKLTNRWSTS from the coding sequence ATGACGATGACCACTGAGGAACGGCCGGCCGCGGCATCCGCGCCTCCTGCCCTGCCGCCCGCGCGGCGGAAGATCCGGCGCTCGCCGGCTACGTGGTATCGCGGGGGCGGGCTCGCGAACCTGCTGTTCGTGCTGCCGATGCTGTTCGTGTTCTTCTTCTTCTCGTGGTCGCCGATCGTGCAATCGGTGATCATGAGCCTGCAGAAGACGAACATGATCGTCTCGGAGTGGGTCGGTCTCGACAACTACCTCGCTGTGATGAGCGATCCCGAGCTCGGCCGCGCCGTCGTCAACACGGTGTACTTCGCTCTGCTGGCGCTGCTGTTCGGGTTCCCGCTTCCGCTGTTCGTCGCCGTGCTCATGAGCGAGGTGCGCCGCGGCAAGGGCCTGTACTCGGCGCTCGCGTATCTACCCGTCGTCATCCCGCCCGTGGTCGCTGTGCTGCTGTGGAAGTTCTTCTACAGCGCCGACCCGTCGGGCGTCTTCAACACCGTGCTCGGATGGTTCGGCATCCCGCCGCAGCCGTGGATCCAGTCGGCCGTGCAGGCGATGCCGTCCCTCGTGATCGAGGCGACGTGGGCGGCGGCGGGCGGATCGATCATCATCTACCTCGCCGCACTGCTCTCGGTGCCGCCGGAGCTGTACGACGCCGCCGAGGTCGACGGCGCGGGCATCTGGCGCAAGGTGTGGCACGTCACGCTGCCGCAGCTGCGCGGCATCCTCTTCATCATGCTGATCCTGCAGGTCATCGCGACCGCGCAGGTGTTCCTCGAGCCGTTCCTGTTCACCGGCGGCGGGCCCGCGGGGGCGACCAAGACGATCCTGCTCTACATCTACGACAAGGCGTTCCGCAACAGCCTGGGCGGCGACTACGGCGAGGCGACCGCGGTGTCGGTGCTGCTCGCGATCGTGCTCGCCGTGCTGTCCTGGCTGTATTTCAAGCTCACGAACCGCTGGAGCACCTCATGA